GTGGAGTGCAATAGTACAAGCAGGCTTGACTGTGAGACCGACGGGTCGAGCAGGTGGGAAACCAGGGTATAGTGATCCGGTGGTTCTGTATGGAAGGGCCATCGCTCAAAGGATAAAAGGTACGCCGGGGATAACAGGCTGATCTCCCCCAAGAGCTCACATCGACGGGGAGGTTTGGCACCTCGATGTCGGCTCGTCACATCCTGGGGCTGGAGAAGGTCCCAAGGGTTCGGCTGTTCGCCGATTAAAGTGGCACGCGAGCTGGGTTCAGAACGTCGTGAGACAGTTCGGTCCCTATCTGTGGTGGGCGTAGGAAGATTGACGGGGGCTGCCTTTAGTACGAGAGGACCGAGGTGGACCCACCGCTGGTGAACCGGTTGTCACGCCAGTGGCATGGCCGGGTAGCTATGTGGGGAATAGATAAGCGCTGAAAGCATCTAAGTGCGAAACTAGCCCGAAGATGAATCTTCCACATAAGGGTCGTTGTAGACTACGACGTTGATAGGCTGCAGGTGTACGTGTAGAAATACATTCAGCTGAGCAGTACTAATTACCCAACAGCTTGCACATTACACTTCTTATTTTTCTCTTCTACTTCCAATATGACATGAAATGAGCCTATAAGTTTATTAGTTCATGAGTCAATGAGTAAAGAATACTCATAAACTTTAAACTCATAGACTTTAAACTCTAACTCAAAGATATTGTTGCTAATAACCAACAAAGACCTTGTTGGTGGCTATTGGCCTGGTGTTCACCTCTTCCCATCCCGAACAGAGAAGTTAAGCCCAGAACCGCCGATGATACTTGGATCAAACCTGGTAAAGTAGGTAGCCGCCACAATACCATATCAAAGACCATCTCAAAAGGATGGTCTTTTTTTGTGTTTACCTCTTTCCACTCGCCCGCGAGCCCGGTCCGGACAGAGAAGTTAAGCGGGGCTGCCTAAGCCGGGGGCGCCCAGCCAGCGTGGCCCGACCCAGAACCGCCGATGATACTTGGACTGGGCGTCCCCGATCAAACCTGGTAAAGTAGGTCGGGCCGCGTAGGTAGCCGCCACAATACCATCTCAAAAACCGTCTCATAAGGATGGTCTTTTTTTGTGCCTGATGCCACGATATTCACCTCTTCCCGGCAAGAATTCGGCAATCTCCACAAGCTCTCGTCGTCAGTGGTTTTAGTAGCGTCTTTTATTTTCCGACATTTTGGCGTTGTTTTTCGCATTTATTTTACCATTAAATAAATCAACTCCGCCTCTGACTGGTATTTATTCCTAATAGGAAGGTCTTCACCTAGATTTAGATTATCCCTTTTCGAGCGAAAAGGGATTCACACTTTCTAATCATCTTCATTCAAATGGGCAAGCCAATCAGAAAATTCAGAGAAAAACTAAGCAGTTCCTCATCCAATGATTTTAACCTTGAGGAATTTAAAAAAGCCTTGAAAGATCTGACGAAAAACCCGTCGGCCGAAAACCTCGGCCGCATCAATCATATCCGCCGCTGGTTTGTGCTTTCCACAGGTGTAATGGAAGGCATTAGCAGGCAGGTAGAAGGGCTAACCCGGAAGTTGAGGAATCCCAACGAGGAAGATATGCAGATAATATATGCTTTGATTTCTTCATGCCGGTATCTAGCTACAAATTCCGAGCTATTGGTAACGGATTACGAGATTTTATTGGAAGGAGGAATCTTAGTAACGGAAATTGACGATTTTAAAGAAGCATGCCTATGCGTCAAAAAGGCTACCTTTTACATTGAGTCTGTCTATTTAAGTTTACCGAACAGACAGGAAGTTAATGACTTGGTAAGGAGAAATTGAGTGGCAAGAAAATGATCCAATTTAATCATGCTGTATTAACTAGGATCTGCCAGCGATAACTCTTGTTATAGTCACTAATGACTATGCTTCAAGACGATAGTAGATAAAATTAGCTACAAAGCGAATCGGGTAGCGTAAATTCCTTTATTATTGCAACTTCTTTATTCAAGACGCTTAAATTATGTCAAAGAACTTATTCGATTTTGGAATGATCGGGCTGGGTGTAATGGGTAGAAACCTGTTGCTCAACATGGCTGATCATGGCTTTTCTGTTGTCGGTTTCGATAAGGATAAAGCTAAAAACTCTGCTTTGGAGGCCTCGGCAACGCCAGGAACAACGGTAAAGGGAGTGTCCGAGCTTTCGCAAATGATCCAGCTTTTGCAGAGGCCCCGGAAGGTTATGATGCTCGTTCCGGCAGGCCAGCCCGTCGACGATGTGATTGCATCATTGTTACCACTTTTGGAAAAAGGTGATGTCATTATCGACGGAGGAAATTCTCATTATACAGATACTTTGAGGAGGGTGAAATACCTTCGTGATAAGGAAATCCATTTTATGGGTATAGGTGTTTCTGGCGGCGAGCAAGGTGCCCGTACAGGCCCGAGCATTATGCCTGGCGGAGATCAGTCGGCGTATGAAAATGTGCGACCAATGCTCGAAGCCATTGCAGCCAAAGTGGGAGATACTCCATGTGTTGCTTATTTAGGTAAGGAAGGCGCAGGTCATTATGTGAAAATGGTTCATAATGGTATCGAGTACGCGATTATGCAATTGATCAGCGAGTCATACGCCATTTTGAAATATGCAGGACTGAGCAATCAGCAATTGCATGAAGTTTTCAAGAGCTGGAATGAAGGTAAGCTTCAATCTTTCCTGGTTGAAATTACTGCTGATATATTTTTGCAAAAAGATGATAAAACCGATGCGCATCTGGTAGATGTCATTTCTGACAAAGCAGGTTCGAAAGGTACCGGGAAATGGACTTCCCAGGATTCAATGGAGCTGCCGGTGGCGGTGCCGGTGATTGATACGGCTGTCGCAATGCGCACGGTGTCGGGATATAAAGATGAAAGAGTGAAGGCATCTGAGCTTTACAGTAGCAATGCGACTTTTTCTGGTGATATCGATGAATTGATCCAGCAGGTTCATGATGCACTGTATTTTGCCACAATCCTAAGCTATGCACAGGGACTTGCCATGTTGTTTCAGGCGTCCAAGGACTTAAATATGGATATCCCGCTACCGGAAGTGGTAAGTGTTTGGAGAGGAGGCTGTATTATCAGGTCTTCCTTATTGGAAGTATTCACCAGTGCATACCGCCAGTCACCGGAATTATCCAATATTTTACTGAACCAAGAAGTAGCTTCACTCGTTAAATCGGTAGAAGATAATACGCGTTCTCTGATAGCTTTCGCGGCGAAATCAGGAACTCCGGCAGCGGCCCTAATGGCTTCTCTGGCATATTTTGACGCATATCGCAGCGAAAGAATGCCAACGAACCTGATCCAGGCCCAGCGTGACTATTTCGGAGCGCATACTTATCAACGTACTGATATCCCCGGTACATTTCATACAGAATGGGGTCAACAATAAATCGGAAATTATATGCAAAGCAATAAACGTCCTCCTGCCTCGATAGTATTTATTTTCGGGGGAAGCGGGGACCTTAATTACAGAAAACTTACTCCGGCGCTCTATAATTTATTTTTGGACAACTGGATGCCTGAGCAATTTGCAATTGCAGGTATCGGAAGAAGTCCTTATACCAATGAGGCTTACCACGAACATTTGCTGGATGGTGTGACCAAATTTTCGCGTCGCAAAGGAAAGCAGAATGGTCATTGGACTGAGTTCAGCCAGCACGTTTCCTACCTACAAATGGACGGTGATGATGCGGCGGCATACCACAAGATTACGGATCTTGTAAAAGAAAAAGAAGAGGAATGGGGAGTACATCCCAATGTGATCTTTTACCTCGCGGTAGCTCCGCAACTGGTACCTTCTATAGCTCAGAAACTTGGGGCACTTCAAATATGTCATGATAAAAGTACTACCCGGATCGTTGTTGAGAAACCATTCGGCCATGATCTCGAAAGTGCGCACGAACTGAATCAATTGCTTTCGGGCATGTTTGCGGAGGAGCAGATTTTCAGAATTGACCATTATCTGGGTAAAGAAACCGTTCAGAATATCCTTGCATTGCGTTTTGCCAATGCGCTTTTCGAGCCATTGTGGAACCGCAATTACATTGACCATATCCAGATCACAGCTGCTGAAAGCGTTGGTTTGGAAGGACGAGGTGGCTATTTTGAACATGCGGGAGCGTTGCGCGATATGGTTCAAAACCACATTCTTCAGATCCTTTGTATGATCGCGATGGAGCCACCGGTATCCTTCGACGCCAATGAGATCCGCAATAAGAAGGTAGACGTACTGAACGCGATCCGCCGTATTACCAAAGACCAGGTACATGACTTTGCCGTTCGCGGACAATATTCGGGAGGCTGGAAAAAAGGTGAGAAAGTGGTGGGATACCGTCAGGAAGAAGGTGTTAACCCACAGTCAAACATCGATACTTTTGCCGCTGCGAAATTCTATATTGACAACTGGCGCTGGCAGGGAGTACCTTTCTATGTTCGTACCGGTAAGTACCTGAATCAGAAAGCTACCCACATTACTTTGCAGTTCAAGCCTGCACCACATTACGCATTCCCATCGGAATCAGCAGAATCATGGCGCTCGAACAGGTTGACTATCAGTATTCAACCCAATATGGATATCAGTATCCGTTTCCAGGCCAAACGTCCCGGTCAAACCATGACGCTGGACCCTGTTGATATGACTTTTGACTACGACGCAGTGGCTGGCGAGCATGCTCCCGAGGCATACGAGACTTTGCTGCTTGACGTACTAGAGGGGGATGCAACATTGTTTATGCGTAACGACCAGGTGGACGCTGCATGGAAAGTGATCATGCCAATATTGGAAACATGGGAAAGCAGGATTCCTCAGGACTTCCCGAACTATGCGCCAGATTCGTGGGGCCCAGACGGTGCCGATGCATTGATCGCACGCGACGGGCATACCTGGATCAACGTACCGCCAATTCCCTGACGCATGGAAATACATATTGGTAAGAATTCAAAAGATCTGAGCAGCAAGCTGGCTGAGTGGTTTTCGGAATACATTCAGGAAGTGCTGGGCAAGCAGGATCGCTTTACATTTGTTTTGTCAGGTGGCAGTACCCCCAAGCAATTGTACGCATTGCTTGCAGAGGCGCCTTATAGCGAATCGATTCCGTGGAACCGCATTCATTTTTTCTGGGGTGACGAGCGCGCAGTACCTTTTGAAGATTCGCGTAATAATGCACGCATGTGTTACGACGAATTGCTGGACAAGGTACCTGTTGTAGCTGAAAATATCCACGTAATGCGCACAGACATTGCGCCGGAACTGGCAGCTGCGGAATATGAACAGGTACTGAAAACGTATTTTAACGGTTCAGAAACTACATTTGACTTTGTGTTGCTTGGCATGGGTGACGATGGACATACATTATCATTGTTCCCAGGAACTCAGGTAATTCATGAGCAAAATGATTGGGTAAAAGCCTTTT
The genomic region above belongs to Dyadobacter pollutisoli and contains:
- the pgl gene encoding 6-phosphogluconolactonase: MEIHIGKNSKDLSSKLAEWFSEYIQEVLGKQDRFTFVLSGGSTPKQLYALLAEAPYSESIPWNRIHFFWGDERAVPFEDSRNNARMCYDELLDKVPVVAENIHVMRTDIAPELAAAEYEQVLKTYFNGSETTFDFVLLGMGDDGHTLSLFPGTQVIHEQNDWVKAFFLAAQDMYRITLTAPLVNEAACVAFLATGAGKAETLKHVLKGEQNLDLYPSQIIKPAKGQLHWFIDEAAAALI
- the gndA gene encoding NADP-dependent phosphogluconate dehydrogenase, with the protein product MSKNLFDFGMIGLGVMGRNLLLNMADHGFSVVGFDKDKAKNSALEASATPGTTVKGVSELSQMIQLLQRPRKVMMLVPAGQPVDDVIASLLPLLEKGDVIIDGGNSHYTDTLRRVKYLRDKEIHFMGIGVSGGEQGARTGPSIMPGGDQSAYENVRPMLEAIAAKVGDTPCVAYLGKEGAGHYVKMVHNGIEYAIMQLISESYAILKYAGLSNQQLHEVFKSWNEGKLQSFLVEITADIFLQKDDKTDAHLVDVISDKAGSKGTGKWTSQDSMELPVAVPVIDTAVAMRTVSGYKDERVKASELYSSNATFSGDIDELIQQVHDALYFATILSYAQGLAMLFQASKDLNMDIPLPEVVSVWRGGCIIRSSLLEVFTSAYRQSPELSNILLNQEVASLVKSVEDNTRSLIAFAAKSGTPAAALMASLAYFDAYRSERMPTNLIQAQRDYFGAHTYQRTDIPGTFHTEWGQQ
- the zwf gene encoding glucose-6-phosphate dehydrogenase; the encoded protein is MQSNKRPPASIVFIFGGSGDLNYRKLTPALYNLFLDNWMPEQFAIAGIGRSPYTNEAYHEHLLDGVTKFSRRKGKQNGHWTEFSQHVSYLQMDGDDAAAYHKITDLVKEKEEEWGVHPNVIFYLAVAPQLVPSIAQKLGALQICHDKSTTRIVVEKPFGHDLESAHELNQLLSGMFAEEQIFRIDHYLGKETVQNILALRFANALFEPLWNRNYIDHIQITAAESVGLEGRGGYFEHAGALRDMVQNHILQILCMIAMEPPVSFDANEIRNKKVDVLNAIRRITKDQVHDFAVRGQYSGGWKKGEKVVGYRQEEGVNPQSNIDTFAAAKFYIDNWRWQGVPFYVRTGKYLNQKATHITLQFKPAPHYAFPSESAESWRSNRLTISIQPNMDISIRFQAKRPGQTMTLDPVDMTFDYDAVAGEHAPEAYETLLLDVLEGDATLFMRNDQVDAAWKVIMPILETWESRIPQDFPNYAPDSWGPDGADALIARDGHTWINVPPIP